The region CAAAGTTTGCCGTAATTGGCGGCGGTAGCTGGGCTACTGCAATAGTAAAAATGCTAAGTGAAAATGTAGATACCATTTATTGGTATATGCGTAGCACCTACGCTATTGAGCATATTAAAAGACAAGAGCATAACCCTAATTACCTTAGCTCTGTTGAATTTGATAACGATCAATTAGAACTAAGCAGTGATATTAATAAAACAATTGCAGCTGCCGATTATATTATTTTCGCTATCCCATCGGCGTTTTTAAAGCGCGAATTAGACGCTTTAACGGTTTCCCTGGAAGATAAGATTATATTCTCTGCCATTAAAGGAATTGTGCCAGAGAGCAGCCTTATAGTAGGCGAACATTTTGAAGAATTTCATCACGTTCCCGCCGATAATATTGGAGTAATTACAGGTCCTTGTCACGCCGAAGAAGTAGCCCTGGAAAGACTTTCTTATCTCACTATTGCTTGTACTGACGAGGAAAAAGCAAAAATTGTAGCTAAAAACCTGGATAGTGAATACATTAAATGCAAAATAAGCGATGATGTTACCGGTACCGAATATGCCGCAATGCTGAAGAATATTTACGCCATTGCTGCCGGAATTGCCCACGGATTGGGTTATGGAGACAACTTCCAGAGTGTGTTAATGAGCAATGCCATTAAAGAAATGAAACGCTTTATTAAGAAAGTACATAGTATGAAGCGTAACATAAACGATTCTGCTTACCTGGGAGACCTTTTAGTAACAGGATACTCTGTATTTAGCCGAAACCGTATGTTCGGAAATATGATTGGAAAAGGCTACACCGTAAAAAGTGCACAAATGGAAATGAGTATGATTGCAGAAGGCTATTATGCTACCGAAAGTGCATATAAAATAAACAAAGATAAAGGTGCAAAAACGCCTATTATAAACGCTGTCTACGGAATTCTTTACGAAGGAAAAAATCCTAAAAAAGTGATCAAAAAACTAGCAGAAAAACTGACATAATTATTCGGCTAAAATTCCTTTATTTGGGATAATTGAAATTTCGCGCAAAGCTTTTTCGTTTACGCTGTTTTGTCTGAAAACATATTTCTTCTCGTACATTTTACCTTCAGAAAAGAAAGTCACCTGAAATTGATTATTCAGGGCAAGCACTTCCTCCTGGATAAATTCGATTTTAGCGAAAGATTTGGCCGGTAAATGTTCCAGTTTATGGCGAATAGTAGAAGTTTCTTTGTTTTTATCAAATCCCTTACTCACAATTAAAGCCATTTCAATAGCTTCATCCCTATCGTTTATAAGATATGCATTCCACTCATCTACTTTAAAAGCCTCGTTATAGACTTTTACAGCCGCTACATAAACTTTTTCAACCTTTGGTATATCAATGTCTTTCTTCACTAATCTTCAATCTTATTTTTAGCCCACTTGAATAATCCCCAAAGAATAAGTGCGGCAATAACTAATAAAATGGCACCTAAAGCCAGTTCAATTATCTCTACTGCAACCAAAATAATAATTACCCCAAGGGCAAGAATCCCGAAAATGACCAAACCAATTTTTTTCATAAGAATGTTATTTTGCTTTAGCTTTCGGCCAAGGCAGGTTAATTAAAACGACGATTTAAACTGCTCAAGGAATCTTAGGTCGTTTTCATAGAACATTCTTATATCGCCTATTTGATAAAGCAACATCGCGATGCGTTCTATTCCCATTCCAAAAGCAAATCCCGAATATTCTTTAGGATCTATATTACAATTTCTAAGCACATTGGGATCTACCATCCCGCAGCCCATAATTTCAAGCCAACCGGTTCCCTTGGTAATTCTATAATCGGTTTCGGTTTCAAGGCCCCAGTAAATATCTACCTCGGCACTTGGCTCGGTAAACGGAAAATAAGAAGGCCTTAACCTAATCTTTGATTTTCCGAATAATTGTTCTGTAAAATAAAGCAAAGTTTGCTTAAGATCGGCAAAGCTTACATTTTTATCAATATAAAGTCCTTCTACCTGGTGAAAAATACAATGGGAACGTCCTGAAATTGCCTCGTTTCTAAAAACTCTTCCAGGAGAAATTGTTCTAATTGGGGGTTTGTTATTTTCCATATAACGCACCTGCACCGAAGAAGTGTGCGTACGCAATAATATATCTGGATCTGTTTGAATAAAAAAAGTATCCTGCATATCACGAGCCGGGTGATATTCCGGAAGGTTTAGTGCTGTAAAATTATGCCAGTCGTCTTCCATTTCGGGCCCTTCAGAAACATTAAAACCAATGTTTGAAAAGATCTCAATAATCTGGTTTTTTACAATAGAAATAGGATGTCTCGCACCAATCTCTACAGGTTCTCCCGGTCTGGAAAGGTCGCCGTAAACTCCGCTTTCTTCCTGTTTGCTTTCCAGCATTTCTTTAAGCTGTGCAACTTTAGCCTCAGAAGCTTTTTTAAGGGAATTCACTGCCTGGCCAAATTCCTTTTTTTGCTCGTTAGGCACTTCTTTAAATGAAGCGAAGAAATCGTTTAAAATTCCTTTTTTACCAAGATATTTTATTCTGAAAGCTTCTACTTCTTTCGCCGATTCGGTTTTAAAAGCTTCTACTTCACCAATATGTTGCTTTATTTTATCTATCATGAGATCCTGTTCTTTTCAGAAGGGCAAATTTAGTAAAAATGTAGTTTTAGGCAGCACGTGGCGCCTTTAATCTATGTACTCGTTATTGATAAAATAATTTACAATGGCTTCTTTCATTAAAACCGATTGCTCACCGGCCTTCAAGGTGGGTAATTGTTCTAAAATTTTATAATGCGGCCATCCTTCTTCATCAAAATAATCAAATTCATAATATCCGTAAGGTTCCAGCAAACGGCAAATAGCAATATGCATTAAATCAATTTTATGGTCTTTTTTGAATTTCTTGTGAGGCTGGCCCAATTCCTGAACGCCAATTACATAAATTATCGCATCCAGCTCCATTGATTCTCCATCGGCAAACTGGTTAGAAAGTTTCTTTTGCAAACCTTCCCACCTGCCTTTCAAATTTTCGTCTCGTGTCATGCTGCAAAGATAATGTCTTAGTATTTGAAAATACTCCCCTAACAGATTTGATTTCTTTCAATTTTAGCTGCTAAAAACTTACCTAAGGTATTTTACTCGATAATCGAGATTTAATGCTTTGTCCCGACATTTCGGGATACCTCGAAATTGAATTTTTTTTTTCAATGAATGCCTCGTAACCTTGCTCCGAGGTAGTTTACCTATATTTGAAATATGAACACAGTAGATATTGTCCTGGCTTTAATCCTGCTTTACGGACTCGTTAGAGGTTTTTTTAGAGGCCTACTGGCCGAAATTGCTTCCCTGGTAGGTATTGTAGCCGGTATTTATGGGGCCATTCATTTTTCGCATATTTTAAGCGATTTCTTTTCTGAAAATATGAATTGGGATTCAGATTATGTTAACCTTATCGCTTTCGCCATCACTTTTGTGCTTATTGTTTTTCTAATCTCCCTTGCCGGAAAGATTTTAACTAAAATGGCCGGTTTTGCCGCCCTTGGCATTGTGAATAAATTGCTTGGCGCTGCTTTTGGCTTATTAAAAATGGCGTTTTTAGCGAGTGTGGTTATTATGTTTTTTGGCGCTACAAACGAAGAAATAGATTTGGTAAGTGAAGAAAGCCTGGAGGAATCTAAATTATATGCTCCTGTAAAAACTATAGCTCCGGCAATACTCCCTTCTATTATAAGAGAAGCCAGAGAAAGGGATATATTAAATGAAGAAAATGATTTCTTCGGAAATAAAAAAGAGGAAGTCTAACGTGTAGACTTCCTCTTTTTAAAAACTAGTTTTTAACTTACAGGTTTAAAGCGGAACATCTAAGCCAAAGTATCTCCTGAAACTATCAGGGTTTGTCACTTCCCCTTTACCGGACAATAGTTTAATGGTGATATCCTTACGTTTTGCTTTTACAGCGAATTCATCTAAAATTTCTAAAACATCATAATCCAGCACCCTGGTTTTTCTTACATCAAGAATTACCGTAGAGTTATCAGGGATTTCATTTAATTCTCTTAGAATGGCGCCTTTGTTTAAGAAAGATAGCTCTTCTGCGAGAGTAATCTTGTACTGGCCATCATTAACATCGTACCCTTCTTTATGCAGAAAGTGAGAGTTTTTGTAGCTATTAATTAAAATAACCCCAATACCTACTGCAAGTCCAAGTCCTATACCCATTAAAAGATCTAAAAATACAACACCAAGAATGGTAATTATAAAAGGAAGAAATTGCCCTTTTCCTAATTTAAACATTTGCTTGAATAAAGCCGGTTTAGCCAACTTGTAACCTACCAGCAGAAGAACTGCGGCAAGTACGGCCAAAGGAATCATATTTAAGACTGTTGGAATAGCGATAATGGAGAAAAGGATAAGAAAACCGTGTAAAATGGCAGACAATTTTGTTCTACCACCAGATTGTGCATTGGTAGAACTCCTTACAATTACCTGTGTAACCGGCAAACCACCGATAAGTCCAGATATCATATTACCAGCTCCCTGTGCATAAAGCTCACGGTTGGTGTTTGTGGTTCTTTTTAAAGGGTCTATTTTATCTATGGCTTCAACACTTAATAAAGTTTCTAAACTGGCAACAATGGCAATGGTTATTGCAACAATCCATACTTCAGAATTAGCGATCTCAGCAAAGTTAGGCATAGAAAATTGCCCAAAGAAAGAGGCAGCACTATCTGGTACAGGTACGGTTACTAATTGAAAATCCTGGATCCCAAAAGCAGGACCATCTACTACAATATAGTAAACTACCCCCATAGCAACGGCTACTAGAGGTCCTGGAACAATGCTGAATAATTTGCTCTTTTTTGTAAGCACTTTTTCCCACAATAGTAAGATTGCCAGGGCAACAAGAGTGATTAATATACTACCATAATGAAGGTTATTAGCTATTTTACCAAATGCAGAACCAATTCCGCCGTCGATAGAGAAAATTTCTAAATCACTGGAAAAGCCCAGGACGTTTGGAATTTGTGAAATAGCAATGGTAATACCTATACCGGCGAGCATACCCTTAATTACCGATGAAGGGAAATAATACCCAATAATACCGGCTTTTAAAGCTCCCATTACAATTTGAAGAAGCCCGGCTATTACAACGGCAACCAGGAATATTTCATAGCTACCAAGTGATTGAATGGCTCCTAAAACAATAACTGCAAGGCCGGCAGCAGGACCACTTACCCCTAATTGAGAATTTGAAATACTCCCTACAACTATACCTCCAACCATACCGGCAATTAAACCGGCAAACAATGGGGCTCCACTGGCAAGTGCAATTCCCAAACACAACGGAATGGCTACAAAAAATACTACAATACTTGCCGGGAAATCTTTATTAAGATGTTTAAACATATGACGCTTTATTAATTGAGACCTAAGTAAAATTTTAACTTAGAAGTGTCTCTATAATCTAATTTCTAAAAATGTTGAATAGAATTTTTGATAACATTCTAAATACGAATGCCATAGATTCTGCAGAAGGTGCAGAAAGTTCATAAAAATTCAGAAAAAGTTAAATTAGATTAAGCGTTCTTGGGTGGCGGGAAGATAACGTCTAAAAATACCACAGGATAACTTTCGGTATAAAAATCTCCGGTATAATCCTGTTCCTGAAGAAAATGTATACTGGCATAATTGGTATGTTGCTCTTCAAAATTAAATTCCAGGTTAATCTGGTTTTTTGAAGAACTTTCCTCTTCATTTACATTAAAGGCAAAAGAAACATCTACAGAATTATCTATGTAGGCAACAATGCTAGGCGTTGCTATAAATGCCAGAAAAATAAATGTTAGTATGTAGACCGGTGTTTTCACAGCGGCAAAAATAACAAGAAATGCTTCTAACTAGCAAGAAATACTCATACTTTAATGTTAAACTAATATCAATATTTCTTATAGTCGCTTCAAATTATTATTCTCTGTCCATCCCTGTGTTCCATTAGACAGCTCTAATTTTACCCATCCCTGGTAATC is a window of Salegentibacter salegens DNA encoding:
- a CDS encoding NAD(P)H-dependent glycerol-3-phosphate dehydrogenase codes for the protein MDKSPKFAVIGGGSWATAIVKMLSENVDTIYWYMRSTYAIEHIKRQEHNPNYLSSVEFDNDQLELSSDINKTIAAADYIIFAIPSAFLKRELDALTVSLEDKIIFSAIKGIVPESSLIVGEHFEEFHHVPADNIGVITGPCHAEEVALERLSYLTIACTDEEKAKIVAKNLDSEYIKCKISDDVTGTEYAAMLKNIYAIAAGIAHGLGYGDNFQSVLMSNAIKEMKRFIKKVHSMKRNINDSAYLGDLLVTGYSVFSRNRMFGNMIGKGYTVKSAQMEMSMIAEGYYATESAYKINKDKGAKTPIINAVYGILYEGKNPKKVIKKLAEKLT
- the pheS gene encoding phenylalanine--tRNA ligase subunit alpha — translated: MIDKIKQHIGEVEAFKTESAKEVEAFRIKYLGKKGILNDFFASFKEVPNEQKKEFGQAVNSLKKASEAKVAQLKEMLESKQEESGVYGDLSRPGEPVEIGARHPISIVKNQIIEIFSNIGFNVSEGPEMEDDWHNFTALNLPEYHPARDMQDTFFIQTDPDILLRTHTSSVQVRYMENNKPPIRTISPGRVFRNEAISGRSHCIFHQVEGLYIDKNVSFADLKQTLLYFTEQLFGKSKIRLRPSYFPFTEPSAEVDIYWGLETETDYRITKGTGWLEIMGCGMVDPNVLRNCNIDPKEYSGFAFGMGIERIAMLLYQIGDIRMFYENDLRFLEQFKSSF
- a CDS encoding CvpA family protein, with protein sequence MNTVDIVLALILLYGLVRGFFRGLLAEIASLVGIVAGIYGAIHFSHILSDFFSENMNWDSDYVNLIAFAITFVLIVFLISLAGKILTKMAGFAALGIVNKLLGAAFGLLKMAFLASVVIMFFGATNEEIDLVSEESLEESKLYAPVKTIAPAILPSIIREARERDILNEENDFFGNKKEEV
- a CDS encoding SulP family inorganic anion transporter, with the translated sequence MFKHLNKDFPASIVVFFVAIPLCLGIALASGAPLFAGLIAGMVGGIVVGSISNSQLGVSGPAAGLAVIVLGAIQSLGSYEIFLVAVVIAGLLQIVMGALKAGIIGYYFPSSVIKGMLAGIGITIAISQIPNVLGFSSDLEIFSIDGGIGSAFGKIANNLHYGSILITLVALAILLLWEKVLTKKSKLFSIVPGPLVAVAMGVVYYIVVDGPAFGIQDFQLVTVPVPDSAASFFGQFSMPNFAEIANSEVWIVAITIAIVASLETLLSVEAIDKIDPLKRTTNTNRELYAQGAGNMISGLIGGLPVTQVIVRSSTNAQSGGRTKLSAILHGFLILFSIIAIPTVLNMIPLAVLAAVLLLVGYKLAKPALFKQMFKLGKGQFLPFIITILGVVFLDLLMGIGLGLAVGIGVILINSYKNSHFLHKEGYDVNDGQYKITLAEELSFLNKGAILRELNEIPDNSTVILDVRKTRVLDYDVLEILDEFAVKAKRKDITIKLLSGKGEVTNPDSFRRYFGLDVPL